AAGACTTACATTATGAACTCATTAAGACATTTACTCTCAGTTTAATCAAATACCTGCTGCTGATTGGAATTTTTCCACCCAttgggaaaattttgacttttcacagCAAACCCCAAAtaattcccccaccaccaccaccaccacagtttTTGGCAATTGAAAACTTTCTGctgaaaactggatttttttagtCACAAAACCAAAAAGTTTGAGTTTTACTATTTCAGTTTCTTTACAAAAGAATCCCAAAATGTTTGAGGGAGGCAGACAGATTCTATgattttgttggtggtggtgttgTTTAGATGAAAAAAACATCTCCATTAGAAATAAAAGAgctgaaaatttccaaccagctgtaaattttaaataaattgggGAACATTAATATTGCCTGATAAGAGCTTGATTTCAAACCCATTTATTCTATTGCAGCTGTGTGATTTCTCTTTCAAAGGGATAGTTGCAAGGAGGTAACAATTGAATAACCAGTTAAGTTGGCAGCACACAGAATGTTTTATACAGACAAGTCTCTTAAAACCCCAGTTTAGAGCTGAACCAGGCAGCCAAAGCCTGTCGATCCTGCCACCATTCAAGGACATACGGGAGCTCACTGGGAGTAGAATCCTGATCTCCTGGTGTAGCTCCACACTTCTGCCGGCTGAGTATAAAGGATGTAAATAGGTTCACAGAACTTACACAGAGTAAGACACGGAGCCATgttttcaaaggtgtttaggtgcctagtgggattttcagaagcacctaggaGAAATGACGGACCTAAGGTCACATAGCAGGACACCAGCAGAGACAAGAGTAGAGCCCAAGAGTCCTGACAGCCAGAGTAAACGATACAACATAGCGGTGACGGAGGGATGCTGCTGTTATATGCAGGTTGAAGTACAGCTGGGAGCACGCAGCAGGCTGTCTAGGCATAGAGTTTGGGGTAGAAACATCACAGATGGGCTGCTACTTACGACGCTGGAGAAGTCTACGTTATATTGCCCTATAAAGTGGGAATCAGGATGTGTTGGCATTTTAGTCTATTAGTTTCATGCCCAAGTTGTGAGCTTGGTGATGGTCGCAATGGAGGGGCCTTCTTTGCAAGACTTGTTAGATTTGGAGTGTGCTTTGTTCCATCCTTCATAGTGCATTTTATCAAGCTACACCTTGGGCCAAACCCTTAGGTTGAGTAAAGTAGTGAAGCTCTGTTGAGTTTAAAGGAGGTTACACTAGTGTGATAATGTGACTGACTGATTGTCAGAGGTGAAGAGCACTAACAACACCTAGTCATTGTAAGTGATGATTTCTGTGCACCTTTGACATTCTTATaatgagatattaggaaaaggGGAAGCAGGCCATTCTCTCTGTCACTCCGATCCTGACCATTGTCCTTCTCATTCCCTGCACAGGCCTCACACAGTGtactgaggaagaaaatgtccaaccaaaccaccGTGACTGgattccttctcctgggattctctaaCATCAGGGAACTGCAGATTTTACACTTTATTGTATTTCTAGTGCTTTACCTGATATCTCTGCTGGGGAAccttctcatcatcacagccaTAGCCCTCGACCGCCACCTTCACAAccccatgtacttcttcttgATTAATCTGTACATCCTAGACTTTGGctccatctctgtcaccatccccaaatccatggtcaattccctcatgaacaccagCTTGATTTCTTATTATGGATGTGTTGcccaatttttctttttcttattctttgcttcagcaagttttGCCTTACTGACCATAATGGCATATGACCGATAcatcgccatctgccaaccactgcactatgagatggtgatgaacaggagagcttgtgtccaaatggcagccagtgcctggatcagtgGTATTCTCTACTCAGCATTGCACACTGGGAACACGTTTGCGATATCTttctgtggaggcaacatggtggatcagttcttctgtgaaattccCCAGCTCCTCCATCTTGCCTGCTCTGACTCATATCTCGGTGAAGTTGTTCTTATTTCTCTTTGTGTGCTTTTATCTTTAATCTGCTTTGCTTTTATAATTGTgtcatatgttcagatcttcaaaacaGTGCTGAAAATTCCTCATCAGGagggccggcataaagccttctccacctgcctccctcatcTTATTGTCGTCTCCTTATTCCTTTTCAACGGCCTCTTTTCCttcctgaaacccacctccaacTCATCCTCATATCTGAatctcttggtggctgttctctattcCATAATGCCCCCAATGATGAATcccatcatctacagcatgagaaaCAAGGAAATGAAAGGCGCACTGAGTAAACTGATAGGTTGGAGGTTATTCAGCAAGAATAAAATATCTATATTTCTCCACTGATCACTGTTTCATTCTATGTTTTTTATAAATATAATCGGCTGATGACATTATTGGCTTCATGAGAATATACTTTGCAATCTGTTAATGCAGAATTGGGTATTTACAATAATAAAAATCCAGacaaacaactaaaaaaaaaagtagttacTATAGGTTTATATCAATGTAATTAAGATtggaatctatctatctatctatctatgtactGCTAGCCATCACCATTCTATGTGATAACCTTGCACATAAAATCAGTAGCCatagcaaagtccctagtggGTTCTCTGGCTCTTCTTATTTTTCAGAATAACAACTCATACTGAGGTATCAATGCATttgttctttgcttttttttgtttgtcagatttttagtttatttttgtttagttgtttgttgtttttatttgtttctttgttccagATGGGTTTGCAGGTGGGAAGGCCTGGAGAGATATTGAGGGTTTGGTTAGACAGGATTTTCAATGTTTGCCTTCTCTTGAGAGTGCTCCTATGTCATCTCTTTGATGGGGTTTTCTGAGTGAGCTGAAGTTTTGCTCCCCACAATCATAAAAGGGTGCAAAAGAAGGTTCTGTATGGCTAAGTTCCTCCTGAAATGATTAAGTATATACTGTTGGgaaattattatattattaatgaCATGTTAGGAGCCTCAGGAAgctgtcttttattattttaacctCAAGAagacttgtctctctcaccaacagaagattgtccaataaaagatattacctcacccatcttctctATGTAAGTATTATGTCAGTCTTGCTATGGTGCAAAGACTGTTTTGAAGATAAACTTTTTCTAGAGTTTTCTAAATAAAATCTAACTCGGGATAATGAGACCAAATTTGgatctcattgaagtcactgaGGTTTAGCCCCTCACTTCAAAGAAATTAGGATTTGGCCAATAGCCTGTATACACAAGGATCCAGAACTGGCTGTCAGACCTCTGGCGAAAGTGACTGTGACAGAAATGTAAGGGTCTGATATCCCAACTCATCTAGACCAGCACCAGTGTAGACTAGACCCGTTGACATCACCAATTTAATACTGATGAGGTTCTGGCCCAGAGTCTCTGGGCTCCACACAGTAGTGACATAAACACTGGTGTAAGTTACTTGTTTGGAGTCATTTTCTTCTAGCCTTGCTGTAAGTGGAAAAGTGCCATCACATGCACTGATCTGGTGTTCCATACACTATCTGATGTAGATCTACTCACTTCCAAGCTGAGAAAGGAGCTCAGAAGTTATTAGTATTAGAATACCATCTTTGTGCATAGCTCTGTACACTACATATATGACAGACAAAAACAGATCATGGGattagacagagagagacagacagataggACCATTTCTTCTCCTAACACGTAACTGAATTTAGTTAGAATGATAGATTTCTCTTTGATTGTGAATTGtgttagctagctagctagataacAAATAATCTATAAAAATTATTGTGTTTCTTTTCCTGTTAAGGATTGTCTTTGTCCACATTATAATTTTCTTATAAGTCCTTCTTATTAAGCCTTATTTAGCAAAGATTTTTATGACTGTATCTTACTCCATCGCTCATTTACAAACAGCTCATCAAAAGTACTCTGTGTTTGGACTTTAAGATGTTTTGACTGGATATATTTTAAACATGCTGTGTTTTGTTTCACTGAATAAATGGAAGTATCACACATGGGTGAGaatttacaccagccgaggatctggtccaaaaacTTATgattattaaattaaaattcacttTGAATATTCTGtacaaaggccctgattctgcagccaACTTCAGCACACTCTAAACTCTAAACATGAATGGCCTCATGGaaagtttaaataaaaacttATACTTAAATTCCTGTTGGTTATGGGTTAGGGTTATGGATAGGGCTTAAGGCTAACACCAAAGTGGTGTCAGACCCTGACACTATACAAATTACTCTCTTTTCCCAGTCAAATAAAGCCCTGCAATTGGAGCTTTGGAATTATTCTTCTTTTTTGGGTTCTGGATTATTAACAAGAAATAACAGTTTATCTCAAAGCCAGAATCTCTGGGTCTTCTTCTCCAAGCTCCCCAGTCCAGTATGTCCTTTCATCGCCAACCTCTCCTTCCTGGAGGTCCTGcagagaagtcacctactacaggacaggcccaacaaagaaagtcacagaatgccactagccgttacTTTCAGCCCCCAACTTAAACCTCtctagcgcatcatcaaggatccacaacctatcctgaaggatgatccctcattttcgcagaccttgggagacaggccagtcctcacttacagacagcccccaaacctgaagcaaatactcaccagcaaccacacaccacacaacaaaaacactaacccaggaacctatccttgcaacaaacctTGTTGCGAACTGtgttcacatatctattcaaaggacaccatcataggacctaatcacatcagccacgccatcaggggctcatccacctgtacatctaccaatgtgatatatgccaccatgtgccagcaatacccctctgccatgtacattggccaaactggacagtctctatgcaaaagaataaatggacacaaatcagatgtcaagaaatatagcattcaaaaaccagttggagaacacttcaacctccctggacactcaattacagacctaaaagtggcaattcttcaacaaaaaaaccttcaaaaacagactccaatgagaaactgcagaactgagattaatttgcaaactggacaccatcaaagtGAATAAAGActtggagtggatgggtcatCACACAAActgaaaactatttccccatgctaatttctccctactgttactcacaccttcttgtcatctGTTTGAAATGAACCATCCTGATAATCACTACAAAAgtattttttctcctgctgatgttaTCCCACattaattgatttgtctcattaGAGTGGGTATGGCAAGCCCCATGTCTtcctgttctctgtatgtatatatgtcttcatactgtattttccactccatgcgtttgatgaagtgggttttagcccacacaagcttatgcccaaagaaatTTGTTAGACtctagtttcttttggtaatcctccATAGGTACCTTAATGCCtttaagaatctggccctattaTATTTATGAGtgccaaagtcacttttgaaaataagacttaggtacctaaataactTGATGGGGGTGATACTTTTACCCAATGGCAGTAAATGGAGGAgaatctgtgtttgtgtgtgtgtttgtgtgaaagaGAGTGAGATGGTTTGGATCAGAGAATCCCCcccgggagctgccaactgatgtgccaagactacctctgctcctgttttccctgccagctcaggactccagcaccctctcttgctgagccagacactcctatctgctccaacaaagacccaaggtctgaattacttgcccccaatgttgtgtatttggttgtcattgtttttgttcctatggcaactgagttagattattaggggatagcccagccagcttcagccggttgggtgagctctgtgtctgtaaataaaatggtagttttgttagctgtctgctgtctggcctcaagtgatttcttcctaaaccgacggccccaaggatataacaagtggcgacgatggatgggattccggtgctgctccagtaacagaaggaagtagaagtcaaggtaaagaacaaacaaacaaaaaaactactTGTTtgactgactgtgaaagtgaaactaaaaatcat
The sequence above is a segment of the Mauremys mutica isolate MM-2020 ecotype Southern chromosome 12, ASM2049712v1, whole genome shotgun sequence genome. Coding sequences within it:
- the LOC123346914 gene encoding olfactory receptor 14A16-like, with the protein product MSNQTTVTGFLLLGFSNIRELQILHFIVFLVLYLISLLGNLLIITAIALDRHLHNPMYFFLINLYILDFGSISVTIPKSMVNSLMNTSLISYYGCVAQFFFFLFFASASFALLTIMAYDRYIAICQPLHYEMVMNRRACVQMAASAWISGILYSALHTGNTFAISFCGGNMVDQFFCEIPQLLHLACSDSYLGEVVLISLCVLLSLICFAFIIVSYVQIFKTVLKIPHQEGRHKAFSTCLPHLIVVSLFLFNGLFSFLKPTSNSSSYLNLLVAVLYSIMPPMMNPIIYSMRNKEMKGALSKLIGWRLFSKNKISIFLH